The sequence ttgattaaaaacaaaccacaactTCCAATGGCTCTCTATGGTCCATACCTGGCCTTCATAATTGTTTAAAGTATGTTCCCAACATTATGAACAGTGCCTCCCAAAACAAATCTACTTTAGTCCTATGAATCTAATGAGCATCCTCAGGATAGGCCTAAGAAGTGTCCCACTCCATAGTAAAGCTTATGCTGTCTTTACCTCCTGTAAGGccaccctcttccctcctcctctctaccTACCTGAAGGAGGCCTTCACCACTGTATCTGCCAAAACCACTCGCTTGGTCACTATCTGCTGCCTTCTATCTTTATGGTTTAAGTTTTTACCAAGTACTCACAGATAGAGAAAACCCCCAAgaacctaaaatttaaaacagaaaacaatgataTGAGTGACATGCATAAATAAAAGGCTTGACATACACACAAACTTCACAAATACTACTGTTTTAATAGATCAAGTGCACTAAGCTCAAAGTTCACAAAAAGAATGTGCCAACTTTTTCTAAACATGATAAAACACTGACTGTCAAATATTTGTAGCTATCTCATTTAGGATGTTAGGATCTGTGagggaagaaattttaaaagcagtttcaAAAAACGAGAAAGTACTTAGTCTGCAACTTTCTACAACAGGAGTGGctatcatttgttttctgtatgagATAACACTGCTAGAAAGATGACAAGGTGTGACACAAGAAACATGGGGTTCAAGGTCTGGTTCCATTCCTCACCAACTTTGTGATCTTGGCCAAGTCACAGGCTAAAGGTtccatttccattaaaaaaaaaaaaaaagtttaaaactataCCATCTACCTTATAGGcagttttgagaattaaataaggtaATGTATATGAAAGAACTCAGCCTAGTATGTGGCTCATAAATGCTTACTGAATTCTAACATTTGTTGATATAAAAGCACAAAGCAACAATATAGGATTATTCCAAAAATGAGATTACACAGAGCAAATTAATGAAAACTACAGTCAAGGATGTCCACttcccaagaagaaaaaaaaattttttgtaacatttatttattttgaaaaagagagcgagcaagcagaggaggggcagagggagagagagaatcacaagcaggctccatgcacagagcctgacatggggcttgatctcatgatccatgagatcgtgacttgagccaaaatcaagagttggatgcttaactgactgacccacccaggcgcccccaagaagaaaaattttgcaGGACATAAAATAATGCCATGTCTCTCTGTATGGTATACAGTAAATATATCAATTCTTTGGCTTAATGATCAAAACCAAAACTTGAGAATAACACAAACACCATCACTTGCAACTTTGCAACTTTAAGGCTATCTAAAAGCCAGCTAAAACCTTGAAATAGAAGATTTAGGACAGGATTAGAGGTAGGAGAACTTAAAATTCAGAATGAGCttttaaagttaacattttttcatttgtaatggCCCAAAcactataaatatgtaaatatgttcaTCTGGGATGTGTGCTAagcatatacaatatatatacagatattacatatatatacatatatatgtatatgtatatatattatatctgtatatatatcgTCATAGCTTAAAGCTTCTGgttcgaggcgcctgggtggctcagctgattaagcatctcactcttgatatcagcttaggtcatgatctcatggttgtgagattgagcctcacgtccatgctcagcgtggagcctgcttgggattctctctatccctctaccactcattctctctctcaaaagtagctTCTGGTTCTATGTACACTGCAAGACATACCCAGGTATTTGGCTCATCCCCAGTCACCAAATTCTCCTCCATTCCAGTGGCTTATTCCTAGCACTCAAGAAATTGGTAGCAAAGAAAAGTATTTATCAGGGCTTTCAACAacatcaacaaatacttattgagcccTTTCTGTGTTGTAGACGgagtactttctcttttttttgaggctacttattgagcactttctatgtgtAAGGCACTATTTGAAGCATCCAGtatataccataaacaaaaagaaagtctCAACTCTCAAGGAGCATATACTCCAAAGGAGAGAGatgcacaaacaaacaaacaagtatgGTACTGATTAGTGctcagcaaaataaaacaagagaaagtgATAGGGCTTAAATACAGTCCTCATTATGTGTCCCTAAAATATAGCTTACTGTGGAAGACTGATGCATAAGAATAAAGAATTAGCTCCCtcattatttgcattttgaatCACCCAAAAAATGGGCAACAAGTTTTTCCTACATCATCAGTAAGGAGGCTGCAACACTCGGAACAATGTACTCCTCCACCAACACAGTTGAAGGTTAAGtctaatgaaataattataagtAAGCAAATTCAACAATTTAGAtcgtcttaattttttttccagttgttaaCAGTATGATACTTTCatgctaggaaaaaaaatggcttaaaacTAGGATTTTATTTTGCCTAGTCCATTCTTGGTCAGAATAGACCTTAGTGTGGTCAGAAAGACCACTCATTCAGAGTAGGACTGTTTGCAAAAGGGATGATCTGGTAACTGCTGCTGAATCTGGGAAGACAATTTTTAAGGGTAACCCAAAGAATGGTGAGAATATCACTAGGGCTTCAGTGCCCCCAGTTTCTTACAAAAGATAAATGATTTAGCTGTTTCGAAGAAAACCGTATGTTGGGAACATTAACAGTACTGAACATCCAATAGTATAAGAACATCCTTTAAAATATCTCTTAATGTCATCATCAAGATTGACAAGCAAACTGAATTCTCAAGTAAATCGACAACTCCTTCTTCAGATAACACCACTAGACTTAGGCGAATTCAGGAGGAAAAATATTCAGGTTACATAATTTCTTTTACCAGGAAGTATactgtcttcactttcttttacAATGATTTAGGTGTCCGTTTGTTTCTACAATTGCCTTTGGCAGAAGCTAATGAATTTTTTCCATACTAAATGTAACAATGTGTACAAAATATTATACACGTTGAAGGCACATATCATAATCCagtgtattaaaatatttaacaagggCCATCTCTTccaataaaagtggaaaaagtcCCATGTTAAAGTGATACTACATAGCATAGAAATCTTAAGCATTTAAATGCACATTATTTTGCCCTTGATTTTCTATGCAATAATAAGGATTGCTCTGGATTGGTATGATTTTAGAAACCTGAAAGATCATTATAATTGCTAAGGATTTAACTTAACATTTTAGATTAAGAAACTGTAAGGTATTATACTGAACATTCTCtacaaataaatacttaaatatacatGGACAGTAACAAACATCCAAAACTGCTCCAACACTTTGGCTCGTGaaatcaaatgggaaaaaaaaaagttccatcttCAGTACTTGTCAATATTTCTCAATAAGGTTCTCCATCTAAATTTAccagaaacacagaaataaatcctcTTTACCTCAGGACAACCAAATACCCACCCATCGCCAACACTGAAGCTTCTATCCCTCTCACTGGACTAACCTTTCAAGTGGATCAATTTGCCTTAGAGATCTATCTGGCTTTGTTCTAGGAATCTATACACAAAACTACTGATCttctcaataaaaaacaaaacaaaacaatgtcttGCTTAGGAATAATCAAACATTGTTCGCCCACCCTTGTCATTTCCTACTCTGCAAAACAAGCATTCTCGCTCCAGAAAGTAAAGTAGAGCAAATATCCCAAATGTACTACATACACACCATCTTCAAAGGTACAATTTCTCTTCCACATGTAATAGTAAACAGATTGGCAAAAggcatgccattttttttaaacgagctgtttctgactttaaaaaatgacaaagagggggcacctgggtggcgcagtcggttgagcgtccgacttcagccaggtcacgatctcggactttaaaaaatgacaaagagggggcacctgggtggcgcagtcggttgagcgtccgacttcagccaggtcacgatctcgcggtccgtgagttcgagccccacgtcaggttctgggctgatggctcggagcctggagcctgtttccgattgtgtctccctctctctctgcccctcccccgttcatgttctgtctctctctgtcccaaaaataaataaacgttgaaaaaaaaaaatgacaaagaggaTACAAACATAACCAAAACTTGCCAAATTCAGCCTATGCACTTGAGAAATAGCTATATCATCAGCAAAAAGCACTGATATGATCTATTGTTAGATCATTACTATTAACAGTATTCTTactaataaaaatacaactttttttttcttaaagataggTAAAAGgtccaaaatacaaaaaagtcATTCCAAAATGAGTCTAGACTCAGGCTTTTAATACTGgtattctgttctctctctcaagaggCTACTTTGAAGGTATATCACAGAGGGATGCCTATTTAGGTTTTGTCCCCTAAAACAACAtggaagtaacatttaaaaacactatAATCAATGTACTAGATAATTCCATTCAATctgacaaatatatattatatgagaCCATGCAAATTTGAATCACTAAGCCAAATAAGTAAACCTGTCATTTGTCTCTTTCAAACTTTATCCTCTATGACCAACaactgcaaaacaaaaataagttctACACTTTAGCCTAAGGACAAGGTGTTAAAAAATAGTTAACTACTATAAAAATCAGCCTTTATAGTCTTAAAATTCCTCAAGTAAGATCTAACTTAATCAATGTTGGATCAATAGGAGCActcaccagagagagagagagagagagagagagagagacatgaagtTTGGTAGGCAAACTTGTCACTCAAATAAGCTGCCAACATGCTCTCACATCAAAAATTATGGTATAGAAGGGATTTACACTTCAGATATAATTTGGTCATGTAAtcttagaaaggaaaatacatgggacgcctgggtggctcagctggttaagcatccgacttcagctcaggtcatgatctcacagttagtgagtctGAGCCTTGTGCCGcagggctctgtgcggacagtgaggagcctggagcctgcttcggattctgcatctccctctctctctgcccctcctgtgtgtgtgcgagctctctctaaaatacatgaacatttaaaaaaacttaaaaaaaaaaaaaaaaaggaaaacagacatcAGTCACTCTAAACTTCAGAATTATCACCCAAAATTCTAAATAAGAGCCCCCAAAATACCTGATGTGCCCTCTTATACAACACTGCTACAATAGCAcatgaaccaaaagaaaaaatatgctagATAAGGAAAGGGTTAATGTGTGCAACAGGTAGcactttatgatttaaaaaaaaaaaaaaaaaaaaaacttgccagGACAAAAGTCAAGATTCCTTGGATCTCCTCACTGCTACCTCCctatcttaaaaatgttaaaaaatgtgaagaacttTTGCTAGCTGAAGAAAAGGCTCTTCCTTTGAAAGACTGGATCCCAAGATCCAAGATCCCTCAGGTATTTATGTAACAGCTCAACAATTCTTACAGGCCTGACATGATACAAATGAATTCCCCATATAGAGCTGGGAATAATCACCTGGGAAGAGAATtttgcagcatcctttcttctaCGTTCCCAAAACTTAagaaatgtcaaaacaaaaaccaatccTTAGCACACAAAATTTCACTACTGATACACGTAGTTTATTTCTAAAAGCTAAAGAAATGTATTCTCAATACACGAATTGGGAGACAAGAGGCAAATCTCTGAAATAAGACTTGCCAGAACATACACCTGCTAGATATACTTGCCAATGCACTCCACACCTTTGTAAGAGTcacgtttaaaaaaagaaaaagtagcctTTTCTCAAAAAGAGTGGAGATCATCAGAAAATAGATTATAGAAtcactcttcccccccccccccaaattcagtCTAAAATGCAGACCTAAAGAAGACCACCACAAATTCCTTCAGTAATCTTCTAGGTCTTTCAGTTTACCAAAATTCACACAGTACAGACAATTCTTTGGTTTTCCCCAAACCTCACTCTACAGACACAAATTCAAATTTCTGAAATATATGGTGAGAATATTAATAAAGTTCTCTTTCACTAGGAAATACCAAAATCAAATTCTTAAACTCCAATAGGGAAACCCTGAAAGTAGGTCTTAAAGCAGCAAGCATTCATATGCACACACAAGGAAATTCCCTCCAAATCATTACTAAgtaaaaatttctttcaacaagATGCATCTCATATTTCCCtcccaaaaatacaaaacacagaaCTTTTGGTATTCCACATTTTCACTCAGTCCCCACCAACCCTCTAAACCTATCAGTATTACTtgtgtgttaaaaaataaaaataaaaatccatagtTCTACTCCCCAGCTCAAAGCCACAAATCCTGACACACCATAATCTACAAAATGATATAGAACTATCCTTCCTCAGTTTCGCCCCTAAGATTTACATTCGAATCTAACTTAATCAGATTACGTATCAATATTGCAAAATTAGTAATCCTTGTCACGCTGTAATCCACAAAATCCTTTGATTTACAATAGTTTGTATAGAAATTAAGACTACATATACAAGTCCATTTCCAAACAGGATGAGTATTAAGGCTCTAACTGCTTGGCCTAAAAACCAAATGAATATACCTTCTTTCCTCTGGTACACAGGAAAGCCACCTGAAAAGTTTTAATGATAGTAGGTtcacaaatagaaacaaaatagttATTGTgcttcaaaattgaaaaaaaaaaaaaaaaagaggataaaatacTAACCAATCTCTGGCTGTAACGAATCCTTTCTTCTTCGGGTTCCATCTCTCACTCTTCTGTTGAAATTACTGTAAAGAAACCACTCCAGggctgccttcctcttcctccttagGAACCAGATTGCAACACTAAAGAATAATGATATGAGCAGAGATGAGAACTCATCCTCAAACTCAAGCTTTCTTTCAGAGAAAGAAGATTTAAGATATGTGTAAGTTAAAGGCTGACAAATCTGGTTCCTCTTCATCAGTCTGAGACCCCTCTGCTCTCAGGCAAGTGGTTCCATGTCATGACCAACGTTAATCACGTTACAACTGTCCGAGGCCTAGGCAAAAGGAGGTGATGCTTGGTTTCAGTTCCTGGTGGATGGGCCACACCACTGTTTCTCCCCACAGGACTACAATCAGCAAGCCTCCCCTTGATGGCAgcgatagcaaaaaaaaaaaaaaaaaaaaaaaaaaaaaaaagaggtggggggagactTTTATCTGTAGAGAGCTGACCAGGTGAAGCAGGCACTGAACTAATCCAGATCCCAATCAAATTAGTTCTCTCTCAATGGTAATTAGAAactaaagggggggggggggaagggcagactaCATAAAAAGAGGACAAGAAATCAGGATTTAAAGAAAGATTCCAAAACAATTTCCCATACCCCTCTAGTAAAGCCGTACACAATCGTCGCCTTCCTTCCCAGACTCCCTGGATCTTTTCATTCCCAAACCAACACTCCACCCCAACCAAGATGTGTACAACTCCGAAACAAATTCAAGAGAGTTGCATATCAGGTTCAAAAATTCCATTAGATCCTTTGggataaagtaataaaatgagCGAATCCATccagagaaataagtaaaatacatctTTTCCAAAAATTACGACCGGTTTGCACCACGGTCGATCTATAATACCaagaaaggtttttcttttttctaaatattctcaAGGATAATGGCTTCCATAGGGAacgcagattttttttctcctttttgtaacTACATTACAGCCACGTTAATAGCATCCTTTCAAAACTGCTCCGAGACCAGAGGACCCAATGACACAGTTTGCAAGAGCAGTTGGTGGCAGAGCCCTCCTAGAGGAAGCCCTTGTCCCAAGTCGGGAGGGAAAGAAACCGTGTTTGCACCCCCTGGGCGAGTGTCGCCCGGGACTGAGAGCAGCCAGGGCCGGCCAGGAAAATGGCAAATCTCGCCGGGATCCCCGAAAGGAAAGGCGTTTCAATGGTTCACCCATcggaaaaagaaatagaaactttacATTAAGACTTTAGATACCACGGTGAACCAAACTtccaggagggggggggggcgcggaggggGAATCTCACCGGGGATTTTGCTCGTGAGTTCTTGTCCAAGTGAGAAGTAAAAGATTCCAAAAACTGAGAGGAAAAATTAAATCCCAAACGTCGTCTTCGGTTTTTTCCGTGGATCGACCCACTATCCAGAGAGGGTCAGGGCGACCCGGAAAAGAGGAAACAGTTGCTGAATCAAACCTCCTCTTCAGGCTTCGGAGACCAGCAGTCGGAGGCGTCAGGAGAGGGGAGCGCGACCCCTCGGCGCCGAGCCCGGGGCGCCCCCGCCTCCCCCGGGCCAGCGGTCAGCAGCCCGAGCCCGAGCCCCGAGCCAGCCCCGGCCGCGGGGAGCGCCCTCTTCGCCGTGCCCTAGGCAAGCAGCCGCCCGGCCGCCTCCGGAGCCCAGGAGCGGCGGCCGATCAGCTGAGACCGGCCGGCCCGAGGTTCCCCGCGCCGCCCCGGCCCCCCGGAACGCGGGCCCCGGCCCCGGGGGGCGGAGAGGGCGGGAGCGGCGCGGCGCGCCGGGCTGGGGGCCCGGGCTCCCCTCGCGTCTCCCCCTCAGCCGGGGCTCCGCGCTGCGGGACGAGCCCCCGGCTACTCCCCAGTCGCAGAGGAGGGACTCCGGGGGATGGGCCCCCTGGCGTTGCCCCTCCTCCCGGAGCGCCCCCTGCCCAGGATAGACGGAGCGGCGACAGGCCCAGCCGCTGGGAAGGTGCTCTGCGAGCCGcagcctccgccgccgccgccgctgccgccgggGAGGGGTGTTGTTTCCCTCACACAGGAGGAGCCGCTGAAGCAGCCGCCGCCATTTTGAACCCGTCAGActctcacatacacacagctCCGCGGCGCACTGCGCAGgcgccgcccccccacccctcctccggctcgcctccacccccacccccctccaagcCTCCCTTCGTTTCTTACCGCTCTCCGGGGCGCACGTGAACGCGCACGCGTCACTCCCCTCTAACGCGGACACTCCGCGGCGCGCGCACGCGCGGATGCGTCGGCCTCGAATCGCCCGCGCCCGACGACGCCGACgcggctccccgccccccttcgCGTCAGCCCGCCCGCCCTCCCGCCGGCCCACCGCCCCCGCTCCCCGAGGGCCTTCTTCCTGGGCTCGGGCCCGACCTGCTGCTCGCGCCTGCGCGCAGGCCAGGATCCTCCTCCGCGCgcgccctcccctcccacacGCCCTCGCTCGAACACACAGACTTCGCCTCTGTGACCCCGCCCCTTGCCGGCCAGCTGCGCCGGcggccctcccccacctctcccggGAGGGTGGTGACCCCCCCGACCCCCCACAAAGCacaaccaacccccccccccaagcagtAGGGAGAAGCGCCCCATTCCCTTTCAACCGCCCTCTGCCCCAGTCGGCCCGTCACAGTCACACAACCTGAAGGCCAGGCGGCCTGGGCCAGAGCAGCCGTTGCCCGCCTCAAAGCGGGGGTCTCCCGGGGTCAGGCTGCTGGGCCCGGCCGGTCCGACCTCGGCGCCGTGTTCGGGCCTGTCCAGGGCGAGGGGCCGCAGAGAAGGGGCGCCTTTGCGCTGGCTGCCCTCCCCTCGCCCGCCGGCCAGTGGGCCGAGGACGGCCTGCCCGCCATCCCCGGGCAGGCCCCTGCGCCCCCGCCGCGGGGCCCGTTCGCCCCCGGCTCGGGGTCTCCTCGGTGCAGCGGCTCGGCCCCGCCTCACCCACTCCTCGCCGCTCCGAAGGGGCAGGAAACGGGAGTAGCATGTCTGTCCTGGGCTCGGCTCCCCCGGGGGAGCTCCAGGCGCTTGACAAGGGCGTCCACAGGTACCAGGCGCGGGAGTGGTCTCCGCGACGgcccgggggcggcggcggccggcgCGCCCACTGCGGGCCCGAGGCGCCCGGGGAGGTGGCCCTGGAAGCCCCCGCTCCTCGGCCACGCTCAGGTTTCCGCAGCGCCGGTGCCCCCCGGCGCCCCGAGTGGGACGTGACCCCGCCCCCGGCGAGTCGGGGCGCCCCCACGGAGGGGTGCGCGGGTCGCCCCGGCCCCCGGGCCGACCCCGCCGCCCCGGGCCGCGGCGGGCGCGGGAGGCCCGGCCGGGAAGATGTCTCCTCTCGGTGCGCGCAGCTTCGCGCGAGGGTCAGCGACGGGGCAGCGGCCGCCCGAGCCGCGCCGGCCCTGCCCACGAACAGGCTCCCGCAGCTCGACAGCTGCCCGACGGGCTAGCAGGCTGGGGACGTCGACGGAGCCCGGCCAGAGGTATCTGAGCAACGCCATGCGAGCAGCCCAACCGCGATCAGGGCATTTCCCCAGCCAATCTCGTGCTTTGGGGCCCGTTTAAATTATAAATCCCATAAAGGACCGTGGCTTGGGCGTTACGCATCCGGGTCGGCACTGTTGGCTGCACTACACTCTTGCCGAGAGGTGTCACACAGATCTTTTTCTCCCTGCCTTGGGTTCCCACTCTTTAACCTCTGATTCCTGGGATCCGGGGatgcagggcaggggaggaatgGAGTGAATCATATAACTTCTATAAACAGCCTTCAACTCTTTTAGGAAGATGATAAAGACAATTGAAATAATGATAGCTTCTATTTCTATTAAGATTTGAACTCTTGGGTAAAGGCACTATGTAAACccaatgtattattatttattaccaCACGGTGTTTTTCTACATGCATATGTCGGGAGTTTTACAGACATTCTCTACTTTGTTTCACAGCATCCTTAGGAGTCAAGTTAACGTGCCTGGTAGTATTATACTCCTGTTAAAGATAGACAATTGAAGTTTGGAAAGGTTAAACAGCTTGCCTAATTACTCTAACAGAGAGGAGTCCAGCGCTCTGCGATAGCAGACCGCAGCATCtcacaacaaaatgaaaggttTGTTAGCACGCTTGGGGTGATGAGCACCGAGTGGTGTGTGGAATTATAGAATCACCGTacggtacacctgaaacttagactgtatgttaactgggattaaaattaaaacttaaaaaaaaaaagatttgttaatATGGCCTTACCCTCTTGCATTCCAGTCACTGGGAAATATTCTTTATTCTGATACCAGTTTTTGTTCAGACTTCTTAGATTTTCAGGAGCACGGATGTGAAGATCTTCACCAAAACTTTATCAGGTCCAAAGCCTTTTTAAGTCTTTCAGACTACagtaaaatataccttaaaaGCAGCAGTCTTTCACATTGGTGCTACCAGACATGGTCCCGGAGGCAACTGGCTGTCTATCGGTATAGAAAAAGGCAGcagcttgctttgtttttaagtagaagAGGAGGACTCTTGCTATCCTTAGATTAAGTGTTAGGCCTCATTgctatttgcaaaataaatggcTTTATTACCTTGCCACCTGTCCTTGTAACCCGTGGGATACTTCAgcgaaaagagaaggagaaggaggtctCTAGCAGTAGCTCAACTTGTTTTTGCCCTTTTTCTTATGGTTCCGACCCCCTTAAGTAATTAACCGTCAACACCGAGTGAGTTGCTCATTTTCAGCAAAAAGATACCTCCTACAGATTTAACCCAGTTGGTACGCTGGGAGGAAACCTAAGAAGGCTCTAAGAGCAGTAACAGTAATACTTCATTTGAACAGAACTGCGAGTAAAAGTTTGTCTGATTGCAACCAGCTCTTTTCCAGTTGAAAGCTATTTAACTAGTGTGCCTTGCatggcggggccggggcggggtgggggggggggaggagaaataGCGTTTAAACAGATATACACAAGCATTCTTTGTTAATATTTGAAAGATGTGCAGGGTGAGATAAGAGATAGTCAGGTGCCTAGTGATTCCTCCCAAATCCCAATTGGCAAAGGTGTAATTTTGAGGCTCGCTGCTTGCCCTAAAAGGACATTGTCAAGAGTAGACTTTGGGTGATTCCCCAAGAAGGGCAGTAGAGCTATGAACTGTATGGCTTCAACTGTAACTGCAGGGAGATGCAGAGAGTAGTagatgagaaggaaagaaaggtgcCTTCTAGAGACATGGAGAAGAGGACCCCTGGTTGAAATAAGCTGGTACCTTAATAAGATATTAACACATCTCTGCCTTCTTGAGCAAAGCTGAGACCCAACAAGTGCTAAGAGTCAAAATCCAGATCATCCACTTCTTTTGGGAGACTTTAGTAGGCGAAAGGAGAACTGTGTAGTCTCATGAAGTAAGTTAatctatttctaatttctctgcACTCCTTAGATGTTAAGGAAATAGGGATGTCTCAAGCAGTAGAAGTCTAAACCAACATAGAGAAATCTGTCTCGAAGATGCCCTAAGAGGTAGCATAACTAGTGGTTAAAAAGCTTTGACATCTGAGACTGAAGGTATACTCTCTACCAGCTATCTGATCCTAATGAACTCCTCAAAGCCCGTTTTTCATCTATGAA is a genomic window of Acinonyx jubatus isolate Ajub_Pintada_27869175 chromosome D1, VMU_Ajub_asm_v1.0, whole genome shotgun sequence containing:
- the LOC128311713 gene encoding translation initiation factor IF-2-like, with amino-acid sequence MLLPFPAPSERRGVGEAGPSRCTEETPSRGRTGPAAGAQGPARGWPEHGAEVGPAGPSSLTPGDPRFEAGNGCSGPGRLAFSLTGSKWRRLLQRLLLCEGNNTPPRRQRRRRRRLRLAEHLPSGWACRRSVYPGQGALREEGQRQGAHPPESLLCDWGVAGGSSRSAEPRLRGRREGSPGPQPGAPRRSRPLRPPGPGPAFRGAGAARGTSGRPVSADRPPLLGSGGGRAAACLGHGEEGAPRGRGWLGARARAADRWPGGGGGAPGSAPRGRAPLS